From a single Brassica rapa cultivar Chiifu-401-42 chromosome A01, CAAS_Brap_v3.01, whole genome shotgun sequence genomic region:
- the LOC103863102 gene encoding protein SRG1-like, whose amino-acid sequence MEAKRGIQWSSIIVPSVQEMVEENLITTVPPRYLRSDLDKAEIDSDLRTEIPIIDMNLLCSSTSMDSEINKLDFACKEWGFFQLINHGMDSSFLDKVKSEVQDFFNLPMEEKRKLRQRPGDIEGFGQAFVVSEEQKLDWGDMFLLTMQPFHLRKPHLFPKLPPPFRDALEKYSSEVKSTAKILLANMARALKIKPDEMEYLFGDDLGQKLRMNYYPPCPEPDQVYGLTPHSDATGLTILLQVNEVEGLQIKKNGKWVSVKPLPNAFVVNIGDMLEMITNGTYKSIEHRGVVNSEKERLSMATFHNTGTGKEIGPLRSLVKRQKGACFRTVTPEEYFKGLASRGLDGKAFLDVWRI is encoded by the exons ATGGAAGCCAAGAGAGGCATCCAGTGGAGCTCCATTATAGTTCCTTCTGTTCAAGAGATGGTGGAAGAGAACCTCATCACCACGGTTCCTCCGAGGTACCTACGGTCTGATCTAGACAAAGCTGAGATCGACAGTGATTTAAGAACCGAGATCCCAATCATCGACATGAACCTTTTGTGTTCTTCAACCTCCATGGACTCAGAGATTAACAAGCTCGACTTTGCATGCAAAGAATGGGGATTTTTCCAG CTTATAAACCATGGAATGGACTCAAGTTTCTTAGACAAAGTCAAGTCAGAGGTTCAAGATTTCTTCAACCTTCCCATGGAAGAGAAGAGGAAACTTCGGCAACGACCAGGTGATATCGAAGGGTTTGGACAAGCATTTGTGGTTTCAGAGGAGCAGAAACTCGACTGGGGAGACATGTTCCTCCTCACAATGCAACCTTTTCATTTACGCAAGCCTCACTTGTTCCCCAAGTTACCTCCTCCCTTTAG agatGCACTAGAGAAGTACTCATCTGAAGTGAAAAGCACAGCTAAGATCTTACTAGCGAACATGGCAAGAGCCCTGAAGATCAAACCTGATGAAATGGAGTACTTGTTTGGCGACGACTTAGGACAGAAACTGAGAATGAATTACTACCCGCCCTGTCCGGAGCCGGATCAGGTTTATGGTCTAACTCCTCATTCAGATGCTACAGGACTCACCATCCTTTTGCAGGTGAATGAAGTGGAAGGTCTCCAGATCAAGAAAAATGGCAAGTGGGTTTCAGTCAAACCTCTCCCAAATGCGTTTGTTGTGAATATTGGAGACATGTTAGAG ATGATAACGAATGGGACATACAAAAGTATAGAGCATCGTGGGGTTGTGAACTCGGAGAAGGAGAGGCTTTCTATGGCGACGTTTCACAATACGGGAACGGGTAAAGAGATTGGTCCGTTGAGAAGTCTCGTTAAAAGGCAAAAGGGTGCATGTTTCAGAACCGTGACCCCTGAAGAGTATTTCAAGGGCTTGGCCTCTCGTGGGTTAGATGGAAAAGCTTTTCTTGATGTTTGGAGAATCTAA
- the LOC103863179 gene encoding transcription factor bHLH126, with amino-acid sequence MDPYQNPSPKGYQRQRPFGSAGEGGSSGGSDIPREIDDNKKKKKLLHRDIERQRRQEMATLFASLRSHLPLQYVKGKRAVSDHVNGAVNFIKDTETRIKELSARRDELSRETCQTYKSSPDPARTGSELGKSYPASVMVQPCVSGFEVAVSSNSSGPEALPLSRVLETLQELGLEVISCLTTRVNERLMHTIQVEVNSFGCLDLAWLQQKLVEELIL; translated from the exons ATGGATCCATATCAGAATCCCAGCCCGAAAGGGTACCAGAGACAGAGGCCATTTGGCTCAGCCGGTGAAGGTGGCAGCAGCGGCGGCTCCGATATACCCCGTGAAATAGATGacaataagaagaaaaagaagcttCTCCACCGCGACATCGAACGCCAGAGAAGACAAGAGATGGCTACACTCTTTGCTTCGCTTCGTTCTCACCTACCTCTCCAATACGTTAAG GGGAAGAGAGCTGTTTCGGATCATGTAAACGGAGCGGTGAATTTCATTAAGGACACGGAAACACGGATTAAAGAACTTAGTGCAAGACGAGACGAACTAAGCAGAGAAACATGTCAGACATATAAATCGAGTCCGGATCCAGCAAGAACTGGATCCGAGTTAGGCAAATCGTATCCGGCGAGTGTGATGGTGCAACCATGCGTGAGCGGTTTCGAAGTGGCGGTGAGCAGCAACTCGTCAGGTCCCGAAGCTTTGCCACTCTCAAGAGTGCTTGAGACACTTCAGGAACTAGGACTTGAAGTCATCAGCTGTCTCACCACAAGAGTTAATGAGAGGCTCATGCACACTATTCAAGTCGAG GTTAATAGTTTTGGATGCTTGGATTTAGCTTGGTTGCAGCAGAAGCTAGTTGAGGAGTTGATACTTTAG
- the LOC103863132 gene encoding AT-hook motif nuclear-localized protein 3 isoform X2 produces the protein MEEREGTNNTTTSLNQAAAASSDAYPMDPPRPDNPNPFSAPPTTSSVGNAAPQFSLTMPAETASSEQKKKRGRPRKYNPDGTLAVTLSPMPISSSVPLTSGLPPRKRGRGRGRSSQWLKKPEMFQFDRSPGVGTAADFVGANFTPHMLTVNAGEDVTMKIMTFSQQGSRAICILSANGLISNVTLRQTTTSGGTLTYEGRFEILSLTGLFMQNDTGGTRSRAGGMSVCLAGPDGRVFGGGLAGLFLAAGPVQVMVATFIAAQEQSHLQLAQERRQRFGAQPPSISFNITAEERKARFERLNNSVTVPAPTPPSYPHDNTGNAVHSYYTNSVNHVKDPFSSIHGGGEDEGEEDEGDGNELEGEDEEFGESDNEIPS, from the exons ATGGAGGAGAGAGAAGGAACCAACAACACCACCACCAGCTTGAACCAAGCTGCTGCTGCTTCTTCTGATGCTTACCCGATGGACCCGCCACGACCCGATAACCCTAACCCGTTCTCGGCCCCGCCCACCACTTCTTCTGTTGGGAATGCGGCTCCTCAGTTCAGCTTAACAATGCCGGCGGAGACAGCTTCCTCcgagcagaagaagaagagagggagGCCGAGAAAGTATAATCCCGATGGGACTCTTGCAGTGACTCTCTCGCCGATGCCAATCTCCTCCTCTGTTCCGTTGACGTCGGGGTTACCTCCTAGGAAGAGAGGAAGAGGGCGTGGCAGGTCTAGTCAGTGGCTTAAGAAGCCTGAGATGTTCCAATTCGACAGAAGTCCTG GTGTAGGAACTGCTGCAGATTTTGTCGGCGCTAACTTTACACCTCATATGCTCACAGTTAACGCAGGAGAG GATGTGACGATGAAGATAATGACATTCTCTCAACAAGGATCTCGTGCTATCTGTATCCTTTCAGCTAACGGTCTCATCTCCAATGTTACGCTGCGTCAAACTACTACATCCGGGGGTACTCTAACCTACGAG GGTCGATTTGAGATTCTCTCTTTGACGGGTTTGTTTATGCAAAATGACACTGGAGGAACTAGAAGTAGAGCTGGTGGTATGAGTGTTTGTCTTGCAGGACCAGACGGTCGTGTCTTTGGTGGAGGACTCGCTGGTCTCTTTCTTGCTGCTGGTCCTGTCCAG GTAATGGTAGCAACTTTTATAGCGGCTCAGGAGCAGTCACACTTGCAGCTAGCACAAGAAAGACGGCAAAGATTCGGAGCTCAACCACCTTCTATCTCCTTTAACATCACAGCAGAAGAAAGAAAAGCGAGATTCGAGAGGCTTAACAATTCTGTTACCGTACCTGCACCAACTCCTCCTTCGTATCCACATGATAACACAGGGAACGCGGTTCACAGTTACTACACAAACTCGGTTAACCACGTCAAGGATCCTTTCTCTTCCATCCACGGAGGAGGAGAGGATGAGGGGGAAGAGGATGAAGGAGATGGCAATGAGTTAGAAGGTGAGGATGAAGAATTTGGAGAATCTGACAACGAGATTCCGAGCTGA
- the LOC103863165 gene encoding protein trichome birefringence-like 18 codes for MALGSPKVSIFGAAFPAKVSTIAIAIGGLASFFVFGLLLRLSYPIGSSVSGVFYGNATPELVQVPLSLSNHTVEGLYTGSDVSVSDQNLTSHSSSGGPDAVASENIPPPGFDSDKKLLVDGKEETAEKKTDIGSGEGEGEGDTNVSKAGDTPSVVSSPPHDDSKTASAEPECDLYQGSWFYDPEGPVYTNNSCPVITQMQNCQGNGRSDKGYENWRWKPSQCDLPRFDAKKFLELMRGKTLAFIGDSVARNQMESMLCLLWQVETPVNRGSRKMQRWLFKSSSVMIARIWSSWLVHQFNEKFDYAPEGVTKLKLDRPDERIIEALPKFDVVVLSSGHWFAKQSVYILNDEIVGGQLWWPDKSKPMKVNNVEAFGISVETILKSVATHPNYTGLTIVRTWSPDHYEGGAWNTGGSCTGKEEPILPGKLVKNGFTEIMHEKQATGFNRAVEGVSESSKVKLKLMDITEAFGYRHDGHPGPYRSPDPNKITKRGPDGRPPPQDCLHWCMPGPVDTWNEMVLELIRRDVEGGKRNS; via the exons ATGGCTTTGGGATCTCCTAAGGTTTCTATATTCGGTGCTGCTTTTCCTGCGAAGGTGTCCACCATTGCAATTGCTATAGGGGGATTAGCATCCTTCTTTGTTTTCGGATTGTTGCTCCGTCTTTCCTACCCTATCGGTTCATCAGTGAGTGGTGTGTTTTATGGGAATGCGACTCCTGAACTAGTTCAAGTCCCTTTGTCCTTGAGCAACCATACCGTGGAAGGCCTTTACACGGGTAGTGACGTTAGTGTTTCAGATCAAAATCTGACTTCTCACTCTAGCTCTGGCGGACCTGATGCTGTTGCTAGCGAAAACATACCACCGCCGGGTTTCGATAGTGATAAGAAACTTTTGGTGGATGGGAAAGAGGAGACGGCTGAGAAGAAGACTGATATTGGATCAGGTGAAGGTGAAGGTGAAGGTGACACCAATGTTTCCAAGGCTGGAGACACTCCAAGTGTAGTATCATCTCCTCCACATGATGACTCTAAAACCGCTTCCGCAGAACCAG AGTGTGATTTGTACCAAGGTAGCTGGTTTTATGATCCGGAGGGACCTGTGTACACGAACAATTCTTGCCCCGTCATAACGCAGATGCAGAACTGCCAGGGAAATGGACGATCTGACAAGGGATACGAGAACTGGAGATGGAAGCCATCTCAGTGTGACCTTCCTCGGTTTGATGCCAAGAAATTTCTAGAGCTAATGAGAGGCAAAACATTAGCCTTCATAGGTGATTCAGTAGCTCGTAACCAAATGGAATCCATGTTGTGCCTTCTTTGGCAG GTTGAAACGCCGGTCAATCGAGGGAGCCGGAAGATGCAGAGATGGTTATTTAAGTCATCATCAGTAATGATTGCCCGTATATGGTCATCTTGGCTCGTCCATCAGTTCAACGAAAAATTCGATTATGCTCCCGAAGGTGTCACCAAACTAAAGCTGGACCGTCCTGATGAGCGCATAATAGAAGCTCTTCCCAAATTCGACGTTGTTGTCCTGTCATCAGGGCACTGGTTTGCGAAGCAATCCGTCTACATACTCAATGACGAGATCGTTGGAGGACAGTTATGGTGGCCGGACAAATCAAAGCCCATGAAAGTCAACAACGTGGAAGCATTCGGAATATCAGTCGAAACAATCCTAAAGTCCGTGGCTACACACCCTAACTACACGGGTTTGACCATAGTGAGAACATGGTCGCCTGATCACTACGAGGGTGGGGCTTGGAACACAGGAGGTTCATGCACAGGGAAAGAAGAACCCATCCTTCCTGGGAAGCTGGTGAAAAACGGGTTCACGGAGATAATGCACGAGAAGCAAGCCACAGGGTTTAACCGAGCTGTGGAGGGAGTTTCGGAGAGCTCAAAGGTTAAGTTAAAGCTGATGGATATTACAGAGGCATTTGGGTATCGACATGATGGTCATCCTGGTCCGTACAGGAGTCCGGATCCAAACAAGATCACTAAAAGGGGACCTGATGGACGGCCTCCGCCTCAGGACTGCTTGCACTGGTGCATGCCGGGGCCGGTTGATACGTGGAATGAAATGGTGTTGGAGCTTATAAGGAGAGACGTGGAAGGCGGGAAAAGGAATAGCTGA
- the LOC103863114 gene encoding uncharacterized protein C227.17c isoform X2: MSTEMEDSSAVRRRVSCTKYFDALWFCYSPYYQMQQYYRVGKLDDCTKKFSALFDCLSLKTKSASEAEKIMEEREKADAAKHIWIMRTQEEASSHWNETFGHLDDPNY; this comes from the exons ATGAGCACGGAGATGGAGGACTCTTCAGCTGTGCGGCGGCGCGTGTCCTGCACTAAATACTTCGACGCGCTCTGGTTCTGCTACT CACCGTATTACCAGATGCAGCAGTACTACCGGGTTGGAAAACTTGATGATTGTACTAAGAAGTTCTCTGCTCTCTTTGATTGTCTTTCCTTAAAGACCAAAAGTGCTTCTGAAGCCGAG AAAATTATGGAAGAGCGAGAGAAAGCAGATGCAGCAAAACATATATGGATTATGCGGACACAGGAAGAAGCCTCAAGTCATTGGAACGAGACTTTCGGGCATTTGGATGATCCCAATTATTAG
- the LOC103863114 gene encoding uncharacterized protein LOC103863114 isoform X1: MSTEMEDSSAVRRRVSCTKYFDALWFCYWMSRCSNITSNGDETEQAPYYQMQQYYRVGKLDDCTKKFSALFDCLSLKTKSASEAEKIMEEREKADAAKHIWIMRTQEEASSHWNETFGHLDDPNY; the protein is encoded by the exons ATGAGCACGGAGATGGAGGACTCTTCAGCTGTGCGGCGGCGCGTGTCCTGCACTAAATACTTCGACGCGCTCTGGTTCTGCTACT GGATGTCTAGATGCTCCAACATAACCAGCAATGGCGATGAGACAGAACAAG CACCGTATTACCAGATGCAGCAGTACTACCGGGTTGGAAAACTTGATGATTGTACTAAGAAGTTCTCTGCTCTCTTTGATTGTCTTTCCTTAAAGACCAAAAGTGCTTCTGAAGCCGAG AAAATTATGGAAGAGCGAGAGAAAGCAGATGCAGCAAAACATATATGGATTATGCGGACACAGGAAGAAGCCTCAAGTCATTGGAACGAGACTTTCGGGCATTTGGATGATCCCAATTATTAG
- the LOC103863146 gene encoding peptidyl-prolyl cis-trans isomerase FKBP53, whose product MGFWGLEVKPGKPQAFHPKNEQGKLHLTQATLGSGSGKEKSVIQCSIAGNTPIYLCSLLPNKTECCPLNLEFEDDDETVEFSVAGDRSIHLSGFLEEYDDGEEYEQDEDDSDGMEIAEMGSEESSDYDSEDDEDEDEMDEDQMDKFEDFLDRNLEMYRQSSVPNSGVVIEEIEEDEEKPVEDKKTKRAKKKSQATKDENAGKQIIVKESAHASDLESEDDDGFPIPKENKSSEKMSSDADQQGSNKKRKAKASEQDGVQESENKNKKKKNQKEKKKGESASNEKVETVSVLKKKETTQTSSNQKAQNETKNNAMSQSSKTPDKSAEKKNKQKNTSEKAAVENSKASQEQTYPNGLVVEELKLGKPNGKQATPGKQVSVRYIGKLQKNGKIFDSNIGKAPFKFKIGRGEVIKGWDVGVNGMRVGEKRKLTIPPSMGYGSRGAGGQIPPNAWLSFEVELIDVK is encoded by the exons ATGGGTTTCTGGG GACTCGAAGTGAAACCTGGAAAGCCTCAAGCTTTCCATCCCAAAAACGAACAAGGAAAGCTTCACCTCACTCAG GCAACTCTAGGCTCGGGTTCAGGCAAAGAGAAGAGTGTGATCCAGTGTTCCATAGCAGGAAACACACCCATTTACTTGTGCTCACTGTTGCCTAACAAAACCGAGTGTTGCCCTCTGAATCTTGAGTTTGAGGACGATGACGAGACCGTTGAGTTCTCGGTGGCTGGTGACAGAAGCATCCACCTTTCTGGATTCTTGGAGGAATATGATGATGGGGAGGAGTATGAGCAGGACGAAGATGATTC AGATGGTATGGAGATTGCTGAAATGGGGTCTGAAGAGTCTTCTGACTATGAtagtgaagatgatgaagatgaagatgagatGGATGAGGATCAGATGGATAAGTTTGAGGACTTTCTTGATCGCAATCTCGAAATGTATCGCCAGTCTTCTGTCCCAAACAGCGGAG TTGTGATTGAGGAgatagaagaagatgaagagaagcCTGTCGAGGATAAAAAGACTAAACGAGCCAAGAAGAAGAGTCAAGCTACCAAAGATGAGAACGCGGGTAAACAAATCATTGTCAAAGAGAGTGCACATGCTTCAGATCTGGAGAGCGAAGATGATGATGGTTTTCCTATTCCCAAAGAGAATAAGTCTAGTGAGAAGATGAGCTCAGATGCTGACCAACAAGGTAGCAACAAAAAACGCAAGGCCAAGGCTTCTGAGCAAGATGGTGTACAAGAAAG tgaaaacaagaataaaaagaagaagaatcagaaggagaagaagaaaggcgAAAGTGCCTCCAATGAGAAAGTTGAGACGGTCAGTGTGCTGAAAAAGAAGGAAACCACCCAAACTTCTTCAAACCAGAAAGCTCAAAACGAAACTAAAAACAATGCCAT GAGTCAAAGCTCTAAGACCCCAGATAAATCTGCTGAGAAGAAAAATAAGCAGAAGAACACAAGTGAGAAAGCTGCAGTGGAGAACTCCAAGGCTTCTCAAGAACAGACATACCCAAATGGGCTCGTTGTTGAGGAGTTAAAATTGGGCAAACCCAACGGCAAGCAAGCTACTCCTGGAAAGCAG GTCAGTGTCCGTTACATTGGAAAGCTTCAGAAGAACGGGAAGATCTTCGATTCCAACATCGGAAAAGCACCTTTTAAGTTCAAGATAG GTCGTGGAGAAGTCATCAAGGGATGGGATGTAGGCGTTAATG GAATGCGTGTTGGTGAAAAAAGAAAGCTTACAATTCCTCCATCAATGGG GTACGGTTCTCGCGGTGCTGGTGGCCAGATTCCTCCGAACGCTTGGCTGTCGTTTGAAGTCGAACTGATTGATGTCAAGTAA
- the LOC103863132 gene encoding AT-hook motif nuclear-localized protein 3 isoform X1: protein MEEREGTNNTTTSLNQAAAASSDAYPMDPPRPDNPNPFSAPPTTSSVGNAAPQFSLTMPAETASSEQKKKRGRPRKYNPDGTLAVTLSPMPISSSVPLTSGLPPRKRGRGRGRSSQWLKKPEMFQFDRSPVETSFAGVGTAADFVGANFTPHMLTVNAGEDVTMKIMTFSQQGSRAICILSANGLISNVTLRQTTTSGGTLTYEGRFEILSLTGLFMQNDTGGTRSRAGGMSVCLAGPDGRVFGGGLAGLFLAAGPVQVMVATFIAAQEQSHLQLAQERRQRFGAQPPSISFNITAEERKARFERLNNSVTVPAPTPPSYPHDNTGNAVHSYYTNSVNHVKDPFSSIHGGGEDEGEEDEGDGNELEGEDEEFGESDNEIPS from the exons ATGGAGGAGAGAGAAGGAACCAACAACACCACCACCAGCTTGAACCAAGCTGCTGCTGCTTCTTCTGATGCTTACCCGATGGACCCGCCACGACCCGATAACCCTAACCCGTTCTCGGCCCCGCCCACCACTTCTTCTGTTGGGAATGCGGCTCCTCAGTTCAGCTTAACAATGCCGGCGGAGACAGCTTCCTCcgagcagaagaagaagagagggagGCCGAGAAAGTATAATCCCGATGGGACTCTTGCAGTGACTCTCTCGCCGATGCCAATCTCCTCCTCTGTTCCGTTGACGTCGGGGTTACCTCCTAGGAAGAGAGGAAGAGGGCGTGGCAGGTCTAGTCAGTGGCTTAAGAAGCCTGAGATGTTCCAATTCGACAGAAGTCCTG TTGAAACCAGTTTTGCAGGTGTAGGAACTGCTGCAGATTTTGTCGGCGCTAACTTTACACCTCATATGCTCACAGTTAACGCAGGAGAG GATGTGACGATGAAGATAATGACATTCTCTCAACAAGGATCTCGTGCTATCTGTATCCTTTCAGCTAACGGTCTCATCTCCAATGTTACGCTGCGTCAAACTACTACATCCGGGGGTACTCTAACCTACGAG GGTCGATTTGAGATTCTCTCTTTGACGGGTTTGTTTATGCAAAATGACACTGGAGGAACTAGAAGTAGAGCTGGTGGTATGAGTGTTTGTCTTGCAGGACCAGACGGTCGTGTCTTTGGTGGAGGACTCGCTGGTCTCTTTCTTGCTGCTGGTCCTGTCCAG GTAATGGTAGCAACTTTTATAGCGGCTCAGGAGCAGTCACACTTGCAGCTAGCACAAGAAAGACGGCAAAGATTCGGAGCTCAACCACCTTCTATCTCCTTTAACATCACAGCAGAAGAAAGAAAAGCGAGATTCGAGAGGCTTAACAATTCTGTTACCGTACCTGCACCAACTCCTCCTTCGTATCCACATGATAACACAGGGAACGCGGTTCACAGTTACTACACAAACTCGGTTAACCACGTCAAGGATCCTTTCTCTTCCATCCACGGAGGAGGAGAGGATGAGGGGGAAGAGGATGAAGGAGATGGCAATGAGTTAGAAGGTGAGGATGAAGAATTTGGAGAATCTGACAACGAGATTCCGAGCTGA